The stretch of DNA CCGCCCCCGCCAACCGTGCCGTCAATATAAACGCCGCCGGGGCGAGGTTGCAAGGCTGGTATGGTTTCTGTTAAAAGAACAGGTTGGTGGGCCATAGTTAGAATATTAAAACGTGGCCACGTTCAATACCTAAATGCCTAAATCCTGCAACTGGGCCGCAATAGCGCCAGGGTCTTCTTCAACCTGGGTGACCACCTGCGACCACTTGGCCGGATTCCAGATTTCAACCCGGTTCATGACGCCAATGATCACGGTTTCACTTTCAATGCCGGCGTAATCCCGCAGATTTTGGGGCACCAAAACCCGGCCCTGGCGGTCGGGAACGGAGTCGGAGGCGTTAGAAAACATAAAACGACTAAAGTTTCGAGCAGCCGGATTGGTGGTAGGCAACTGGGCGATTTTTTCGGACAATGTTTCAAACTGAGAACGACTGAAGGCCCACAAACAGCCGTCCAGGCCGCGGGTAATAACCACACCCCCTTCCAATTCATCACGGAATTTGGCAGGGATGGTCAAACGGCCTTTATCATCAATCGTATGTTCGTATTCACCCAAAAACATAATCGTGTACCCTGGTGGTGAGGGGTGGGGAATTTTCCCCCACTAGAGAGAAAGAACAAGTGTTCTATACCCCATTTTCCCCCATTTCTCCCCACTATGTCCCACATTATAACCTATTTTGTCCCACTTGTCTAGTCGGGTTACAAAATTTTTAAGGTTATGTTTATTTGGTGATTGCCCAAAACTTTGCGGCTGGAATCGAAGTAAGGTATAATGTGGCCCATTTGGGCGTAAGGGGTTATTACCGGGCGGCGATGTAGCTGATCAGGCCTTGCTTGACGCCCTTTTTTGATGCGAGGAGAAACTTAGTGCGAGCATTGATTACCGGCATTACCGGCTTTGCCGGGGGACATTTGGCCCAAACTCTATTGGACCGAAGGGAAAAAGTTTATGGAGTGGATATTCGCCCAACTCAGGGTTTGCCGTATCTTAGCCCCA from Anaerolineae bacterium encodes:
- the mraZ gene encoding division/cell wall cluster transcriptional repressor MraZ, whose amino-acid sequence is MFLGEYEHTIDDKGRLTIPAKFRDELEGGVVITRGLDGCLWAFSRSQFETLSEKIAQLPTTNPAARNFSRFMFSNASDSVPDRQGRVLVPQNLRDYAGIESETVIIGVMNRVEIWNPAKWSQVVTQVEEDPGAIAAQLQDLGI